The Neoarius graeffei isolate fNeoGra1 chromosome 25, fNeoGra1.pri, whole genome shotgun sequence genome includes a region encoding these proteins:
- the klhl35 gene encoding kelch-like protein 24 has product MTGIEFRLGYSISARSPFMGFGTDVNLEASFSTSSYQPEHILQALNFFRKNGTFTDVVLQVAEQEFPCHRAVLCASSHYFRSMFMGQLRESSQSVVQLKEVSEVALEHLLNFIYEGRAHLQEENVEIIFQAADLLDVPALSRACVDFLEKCVSHSNCLGLMEFAKHYSLQLLLEQCENLLYQNFDIVAKQDEFLELPVERVLDLLDSEKLQVQEEVLVEAALLWVHHQASQRKAALGKLLERLRLPLLDPVFFTNMLEADELIQDSYDCRKLLQEARLYRTYGREISSERTKPRRQSGWAEVIVVIRGCDRNGILRFSSTEKLDSTSGKWLISASVPGFKYEFAVCELHNDIYLSGGQLNSSQVWRFMTQLNQWVPVGNLLKGRWQHKMAALCGKLYAVGGYDGQKRLSSVECFSVFENEWKPVAPLLLPVSSAALASCSGKLYVIGGAVREDCNTKMVQCYDPVKDQWMYTLSCPFSEKNLNAVSLNGSIYVAGGLLDVLYCYNPKVKSWSKVAELPIKLKNCGLTVCDGKVYILGGCNEREAMTARTWAFDPLSGQLTEETPLTHNMSHHGCATITQHLHYK; this is encoded by the exons ATGACTGGCATCGAGTTCAGGCTTGGGTACAGCATTTCAGCAAG ATCTCCATTCATGGGTTTTGGGACTGATGTCAACCTGGAGGCGAGCTTCAGCACCAGCTCGTACCAACCTGAGCACATTCTTCAGGCCCTGAATTTCTTCAGGAAAAATGGCACCTTCACTGATGTTGTCCTGCAGGTAGCGGAACAAGAATTTCCCTGTCACCGTGCAGTGCTGTGTGCCTCCAGTCATTACTTCCGCAGCATGTTTATGGGCCAGTTGCGTGAGAGCAGTCAGTCTGTGGTGCAGCTGAAGGAGGTCTCAGAAGTCGCCCTAGAGCACTTGCTCAACTTCATATATGaaggtcgggctcacctccaggaAGAGAATGTGGAGATCATTTTTCAAGCTGCTGACCTGCTGGATGTGCCTGCACTGTCAAGAGCCTGTGTGGACTTCCTGGAGAAGTGCGTGTCTCACTCGAACTGCCTGGGGCTGATGGAATTTGCCAAGCACTATTCGCTGCAGCTGCTGCTGGAACAGTGCGAGAATCTGCTGTATCAGAACTTTGACATTGTTGCCAAGCAGGATGAGTTCCTTGAGCTGCCAGTGGAGAGAGTGCTGGACCTTTTGGATTCTGAAAAGCTACAGGTGCAGGAGGAAGTCCTGGTGGAGGCAGCACTGTTATGGGTGCACCACCAGGCCAGCCAGCGCAAAGCAGCTCTAGGAAAGTTACTGGAGAGGCTTCGATTGCCCTTGCTCGACCCTGTGTTCTTTACCAACATGCTGGAGGCTGATGAACTCATCCAGGATTCCTATGACTGCAGGAAGCTTTTACAGGAGGCGAGACTTTATCGCACATATGGCAGAGAGATCAGCTCGGAGAGAACCAAACCAAGAAG GCAGTCTGGCTGGGCTGAGGTGATTGTGGTTATCAGAGGTTGTGACAGAAACGGGATTTTAAGATTCTCCAGCACTGAGAAGCTGGACTCCACCTCAGGGAAATGGCTCATTTCAGCCAGCGTGCCAGGATTCAAATACGAATTTGCTGTCTGTGAACTTCACAATGACATTTATTTATCAG GTGGGCAACTGAACAGCTCACAAGTGTGGCGCTTCATGACTCAGCTGAACCAGTGGGTTCCTGTTGGTAATCTACTGAAAGGAAGATGGCAACACAAGATGGCCGCTCTGTGCGGAAAG CTGTATGCTGTAGGAGGATATGATGGACAGAAAAGGCTGAGCAGCGTGGAGTGTTTCAGCGTGTTTGAGAATGAATGGAAACCTGTGGCTCCTCTGTTGTTGCCTGTCAGTTCTGCCGCTCTGGCCAGCTGCTCTGGAAAGCTTTATGTAATCGGTGGAGCTGTGAGGGAAGACTGCAACACCAAGATG GTGCAGTGTTATGACCCTGTGAAGGATCAGTGGATGTACACGTTGTCCTGTCCTTTCTCTGAGAAGAACTTAAATGCAGTGTCACTGAATGGCTCCATCTATGTAGCTGGAGGTCTGCTGGATGTGCTGTACTGTTACAATCCCAAGGTGAAATCCTGGAGCAAAGTAGCTGAACTTCCCATAAAATtg AAAAACTGTGGGCTGACTGTTTGCGATGGGAAGGTGTATATCTTGGGTGGCTGTAATGAACGTGAAGCTATGACTGCCCGAACATGGGCATTTGATCCACTGAGCGGCCAGCTGACTGAGGAGACACCGTTAACACACAACATGAGCCACCACGGATGTGCGACTATCACCCAGCACTTACACTACAAATAA